TCGTCCTCGCCATCCACGCCGACAAGGACTCATCACTGCCCGCGATGGCGGTCGCGCAGTTCGAGCACGCCCTGACCGGTGGGGGCGTGGCGCACTCGGCGACCGTCTATCCCGGTGCGCCGCACGGGTATACGATGTCCGATCTGGCGGCGTATCACCACGAGGCCTGCGAACATCACTTCGATGAGCTCAAGGCTCTCTTCCGGCGGACGTTGTCGAGGTGAGGTGGGTCCGCTCCGACTGACGCTCACGACGCGGGTGACGACTCCGGTGCGCCGATCGGCCGTCCCTGACGCAGCGGGAGTTCCTTCCAGGTGACCGTTCCCATGATCGCGAGCAGCGCGACGATCGACACCGCCAGGAACACCCGGTCCATCGAGTCGGCGAACCCCTCCTTGATGGGTTGGGCCAGTTCGGCCGGCAGCTTCTCGATGACCGAGGTGTCACTCATGACACTGTCCGACGATCCGGTTGCGGCGCCGGGATTCTGAGCGGCCGCGATGAGCGAGTGCCCGAATGCGCTGACCTGCGGGTCGCTGCTCTGCGAGGCCTCTACGACCGCGGCCCGGTACTCGGGTTGGGCTGCCGCCGCGACCATCTCGTCCTTGATGTTCGGCCCCATGAAGGAGAACAACAGCGAGAAGAAGACCGCGACACCGAGCGTTCCACCGATCTGACGGAAGAAGGTGGCGGTGCCGGTGGAGAGTCCCATGTCCTTGGGCGGCAGGATGTTCTGCATCGCCAGGGTGATCGGCTGCATCAGGTTGCCGAGCCCGAAGCCGAGGAGCGCGGCCATCAGCATGACCAGGTAGAGCGGTGTCTCGGTGCCCACCAGGTGCAGCAGGAAAGTGCCCGCGGTGATCAGCACGGCGCCGATGATCGTGAAGATCTTGTAGCGTCCGGTGCGCGAGATCAGCTGGCCCGACAGGATCGAACCGGCCATCAGACCGAGCACCATCGGCAACATCTGGAGGCCGGCGATCATGGGGCTCGATCCGCGGAGGACCTGGAAATACTGCGGCAGCATCGAGATCCCGCCGAACATGACGGCGCCGATGATGACCGAGATGATGATGCCCTGGCTGAACACCCGGTTGGTGAACACGCGCAACGGGATGAGGGCGTCGTCGCCCATGCGGTGCTCGATCCAGATGAACGCGGCGATGCCGGCGACGCCGATCCCGTAGCAGAGGAACGACAGTCCGGAGGTCCATCCCCACTGGCGCCCCTGTTCGGCGACGATGAGCAGCGGAGCCACGGCGACGGCGAGTGCCGTCGCCCCCCAGTAGTCGGTGCGCCCGCCGACGCCCTTCTGCTGGTCGTAGTTGAGCACCTTGTAGACCACGAACAGCGCGACGAGTCCGATCGGCACGTTGACCAGGAACACCCAACGCCAACCGGACACCCAGAGGATCGTCTCCTGGCCGGCGAACAGACCGCCGAGGACCGGGCCGAGGACGCTGGAGGTGCCGAACACGGCGAGGAAGTAGCCCTGGTATTTGGCGCGTTCCCGCGGCGGGACGATGTCGCCGATGGTCGTCAGTGCGAGCGTCATCAGACCGCCCGCGCCGAGCCCCTGGAAGGCGCGGAACGCGGCGAGTTGATACATCGACGACGCGATCGTGCACAGCAGCGAACCGACGATGAAGATCGAGATCGCCAGCAGGAAGAACGGTTTCCGGCCGTGGAGATCGGACAGCTTGCCGTACAAGGGGGTCACGATCGTCGCGGTGACGAGGTAGGCCGTGGTCACCCAGGCCTGCAGGTCATACCCTTGCAGATCGTCGGCGATGGTCCGGATCGCCGTCGACACGATGGTCTGGTCGAGAGCGGCGAGGAACATGCCCAGCATGAGTCCGGCCAGGATGGTCAGGATCTGGCGATGGGTCAGTCCGGCGCCGGCGACCTCCTCGTCGTGGTTCACCGTGTCGGCGGCCGAAGAGTCTGTCACTGTCGTCCTTTCGGGTCATTCGCATCTGTGTCCGGGCTGCGGTCCGGGCACGCCGGGTGCAGGGCTGCGTCGGCGGCATCGACGAACCGCCCGAGAAGTGTCACGAGGGTGTGGAGTTCGTCGTCGGTCCAGTCGGCCATGACATCGGCCATGGCGGCGCGACGCATCTCGCGCATGGCCACGACGCGATCCCGTCCGGCGGCGGTGATGACGAGCATGGTGGCGCGCCCGTCGTCCGGGTCCGCCTCGCGGCGGATCAGGCCGTGCTCCACGAGCTGAGCCACATGCCGACTCACCGTCGACGGGTCGGCATTCATCGTCTCGGCGAGGTCGCGCGATCGCATCGACCGTCGCGCGAGCGGGAAGAGTGCCTTGAACGCCGCGGCCTCGAACTCGCCCTCACGCGTACGGAACGTCGTGTGGACCGCCCGTTCGCGGATGCGGACGAAGCGCAGAAGGGTCTCGAAGAGGTCGTCGATCGCGTGTTGATCGAGCACTGTCCTCACCGCCTACCCGAAAGTTTTACTTGCTCTTTG
The genomic region above belongs to Gordonia hongkongensis and contains:
- a CDS encoding MDR family MFS transporter, with protein sequence MTDSSAADTVNHDEEVAGAGLTHRQILTILAGLMLGMFLAALDQTIVSTAIRTIADDLQGYDLQAWVTTAYLVTATIVTPLYGKLSDLHGRKPFFLLAISIFIVGSLLCTIASSMYQLAAFRAFQGLGAGGLMTLALTTIGDIVPPRERAKYQGYFLAVFGTSSVLGPVLGGLFAGQETILWVSGWRWVFLVNVPIGLVALFVVYKVLNYDQQKGVGGRTDYWGATALAVAVAPLLIVAEQGRQWGWTSGLSFLCYGIGVAGIAAFIWIEHRMGDDALIPLRVFTNRVFSQGIIISVIIGAVMFGGISMLPQYFQVLRGSSPMIAGLQMLPMVLGLMAGSILSGQLISRTGRYKIFTIIGAVLITAGTFLLHLVGTETPLYLVMLMAALLGFGLGNLMQPITLAMQNILPPKDMGLSTGTATFFRQIGGTLGVAVFFSLLFSFMGPNIKDEMVAAAAQPEYRAAVVEASQSSDPQVSAFGHSLIAAAQNPGAATGSSDSVMSDTSVIEKLPAELAQPIKEGFADSMDRVFLAVSIVALLAIMGTVTWKELPLRQGRPIGAPESSPAS
- a CDS encoding MarR family winged helix-turn-helix transcriptional regulator, which translates into the protein MLDQHAIDDLFETLLRFVRIRERAVHTTFRTREGEFEAAAFKALFPLARRSMRSRDLAETMNADPSTVSRHVAQLVEHGLIRREADPDDGRATMLVITAAGRDRVVAMREMRRAAMADVMADWTDDELHTLVTLLGRFVDAADAALHPACPDRSPDTDANDPKGRQ